One window from the genome of Blastocatellia bacterium encodes:
- a CDS encoding glycosyltransferase, whose amino-acid sequence MSDWDVTIIIPTWNGRHLLERFLGSVHRAGQTYVSQTGYDVEVIVVDDGSTDATADWLRDAHPHIVVARKERNEGFGPACNVGLAQARYPIIFLLNNDVSVNADVLLYLVPHFADPSVFAVCCKALDMHTNTVATAGKVGQFKRGFWRVHANYDVNSQQCTVTRGQLPETGHQQPVTGDYYSMLASGGFSAFSADKLRALGGFNCLLAPFYWEDVDLSWRAWKRGWKILYEPQAVVYHATSSTIGSHFEQRQVQEIAQRNRLITHWINLHDRRFLIEHIVVVLLLLFAAPLTANFSFWRAFWAAWQRRAAILEQRERERRAVQRSDRQLANLLSNSLRRPDIRLLSMLMGLLITGFMICCAEPQAPIQSPSSAETTHQTPTPTAIRQDAKRELAKRQTSNAAALQAYLQGREQYERRTGQALDHAIASFQRAIRLDPNLAVAYVDLADCYLIQSHYETRPPQDFFPKAKQALTKALRLDDTMADAHAQLGYIHLRYEWDWNNAEIAFRRALALDPSLLIAHQWYSEFLSAMGRHEQAIEHIRQAQALDRASPSIAAQLGLRHYFARQYDQAVEAFRHALELDATSASARRDLALVYLQTGRVRDAISELQRAVEYTGHKTTAALLAHAYAVSGNKEEARKILSNLLASAQQTYASAYAIALVYAGLDDQEKMFIWLKKAYEQRTLPPSFFKVHPLWDRWRSDPRFVTLARRVGLAP is encoded by the coding sequence ATGAGCGACTGGGACGTCACCATCATTATTCCGACCTGGAATGGTCGCCACTTGCTGGAGCGATTTCTCGGTTCAGTTCACCGCGCTGGTCAAACCTATGTGAGCCAAACTGGCTATGATGTCGAAGTGATCGTGGTTGATGACGGTAGCACAGATGCAACAGCCGACTGGTTACGCGACGCCCATCCTCACATCGTCGTTGCTAGAAAGGAACGCAACGAAGGCTTCGGCCCTGCTTGCAACGTGGGATTGGCGCAGGCTCGATATCCAATTATCTTCCTCTTGAACAATGATGTCTCTGTGAATGCAGATGTGCTGTTGTATCTCGTCCCTCACTTCGCTGACCCGTCCGTCTTCGCCGTCTGCTGTAAGGCGCTCGATATGCACACCAACACGGTGGCCACAGCCGGCAAAGTTGGTCAATTCAAACGCGGCTTCTGGCGCGTTCATGCCAACTACGATGTGAACAGTCAACAGTGCACAGTGACCCGTGGACAGTTGCCAGAAACCGGCCACCAGCAACCAGTAACCGGCGACTACTATTCCATGCTGGCGAGCGGCGGGTTTTCCGCGTTCTCTGCTGATAAGCTGCGAGCGCTTGGCGGATTCAACTGCTTGCTCGCCCCCTTCTACTGGGAGGATGTAGACCTGAGTTGGAGAGCCTGGAAGCGCGGCTGGAAAATTCTCTACGAACCGCAGGCAGTCGTTTATCATGCGACGAGCTCCACCATTGGCTCACACTTTGAGCAACGCCAGGTTCAAGAGATTGCTCAACGCAACCGGCTCATCACGCACTGGATCAATCTCCATGATCGGCGCTTCCTGATTGAACACATCGTCGTCGTTCTGCTCTTATTGTTCGCCGCGCCGCTCACAGCGAACTTCTCATTTTGGCGAGCCTTCTGGGCTGCTTGGCAACGACGAGCAGCAATTCTGGAGCAGCGAGAGCGTGAACGCCGCGCCGTGCAACGCTCTGACAGGCAACTGGCCAACCTCTTGTCCAACAGCCTGCGTCGCCCGGATATTCGTCTGCTCAGCATGCTCATGGGGCTGCTCATCACCGGCTTCATGATCTGTTGTGCAGAACCACAGGCGCCCATACAGTCACCATCGTCCGCTGAGACGACCCATCAAACACCAACGCCGACCGCAATACGTCAAGATGCCAAACGGGAGCTTGCCAAACGTCAGACCAGCAACGCTGCCGCGTTACAAGCTTATTTGCAAGGCCGAGAACAATACGAGCGCCGCACAGGACAAGCCCTTGATCACGCCATCGCCTCATTCCAACGAGCTATCCGGCTTGACCCTAACCTGGCCGTCGCTTATGTTGACCTGGCCGACTGTTACCTCATCCAGAGCCACTACGAAACGCGACCGCCCCAGGACTTTTTTCCCAAAGCCAAACAAGCCTTGACCAAAGCATTGAGGCTCGATGATACGATGGCCGACGCGCATGCGCAGTTGGGCTACATTCACCTGCGATACGAGTGGGACTGGAATAACGCCGAAATAGCTTTTCGTCGCGCTCTCGCGCTTGACCCTTCCCTGCTGATAGCTCATCAATGGTATAGCGAATTTCTATCGGCCATGGGACGCCATGAGCAAGCCATCGAGCATATTCGGCAAGCACAAGCGCTCGACCGAGCATCACCGAGCATTGCCGCTCAACTCGGATTGCGACACTACTTCGCCCGTCAGTATGATCAAGCCGTCGAAGCCTTCCGCCACGCGCTTGAACTCGATGCAACGTCAGCTTCGGCACGCCGTGACTTGGCACTAGTCTACTTGCAAACCGGCCGCGTTCGTGACGCCATCTCAGAATTACAACGCGCTGTCGAATACACTGGCCACAAAACCACAGCAGCCTTACTCGCTCATGCCTATGCTGTATCGGGAAACAAAGAGGAGGCCAGGAAAATTCTGAGCAACCTGCTCGCTTCGGCTCAACAGACCTACGCCTCAGCCTATGCCATTGCGCTCGTCTATGCCGGGCTCGACGATCAAGAGAAGATGTTCATCTGGCTCAAAAAGGCTTATGAGCAACGCACCCTCCCGCCGTCGTTTTTCAAGGTTCATCCGCTGTGGGACCGTTGGCGGTCTGACCCTCGGTTCGTCACGTTGGCGCGCCGTGTCGGGCTCGCGCCGTGA
- a CDS encoding deoxyribonuclease IV, which translates to MRIGVHASIAGSLANAIAEAHQLGCEAVQIFSRNPRGWASRPLSKQDVNDFIAARERTGIAPVVVHGVYLINLASAEAETRQLSVSAFRDELRRAAALEADYVVIHPGSAKQDSAEQAIARCIAGIKTAARGLQLKGLRILIENTAGQGGQIGRTFEQLAAILNGLDELPVGCCLDTAHLYAAGYDIATPTGFKHTMASISASIGWERIYLIHANDTRIALGGAVDRHWHIGQGNIGCAGFRRLVRHPALKQLPFILETPRHTREDDHKNMTTLRRLTQAP; encoded by the coding sequence ATGCGAATCGGTGTACATGCTTCCATTGCTGGGTCTCTGGCCAACGCAATCGCCGAAGCGCACCAGCTCGGTTGCGAGGCCGTACAAATCTTCTCGCGTAATCCGCGCGGCTGGGCGAGCCGACCGCTCTCCAAGCAGGACGTGAACGATTTCATTGCTGCTCGTGAGCGAACAGGTATCGCACCGGTCGTCGTGCATGGCGTTTATTTGATCAATCTGGCCTCAGCAGAGGCAGAGACGCGACAATTGTCGGTTTCCGCTTTCCGCGACGAACTGCGACGCGCCGCGGCACTGGAGGCGGATTATGTGGTGATTCATCCGGGCAGCGCCAAACAGGACTCAGCGGAGCAAGCCATCGCGCGTTGCATTGCCGGCATCAAGACAGCAGCGCGTGGATTACAGTTGAAGGGATTGCGCATTCTCATCGAAAATACAGCCGGGCAAGGCGGGCAAATCGGCCGGACCTTTGAACAACTTGCTGCCATTCTCAACGGGCTTGATGAGCTGCCTGTAGGATGTTGCTTGGACACAGCTCATCTGTATGCCGCCGGCTATGACATCGCCACACCGACCGGATTCAAACACACGATGGCCAGCATTTCAGCATCCATTGGTTGGGAGCGCATCTATCTGATACACGCCAACGACACCCGGATTGCGCTGGGCGGCGCCGTGGATCGGCACTGGCACATCGGTCAAGGCAACATCGGATGCGCAGGATTCCGGCGACTGGTCCGACATCCAGCACTCAAGCAGCTGCCCTTCATCTTGGAGACACCACGACACACTCGTGAAGACGACCACAAAAACATGACCACACTGCGACGGCTAACGCAAGCGCCATAG
- a CDS encoding Uma2 family endonuclease: protein MSQPLIDVKPDISHLITEDDTPVDNLPSEKHQRLLTEPLYSSWSGPGEGRPFLVAANVGIFYMVRSPAIVPDVFLSVDVEVAPDWWKKEHRSYFLWEFGKSPDVVIEIVSNTEGGEDDEKKRKYERMRVQYYVIYDPLRQVMKEPLTVYQLRGYSYVLQPEPRFPELKLGLTLWEGEYEGKHDTWLRWTDEHGQIIPTGKERAERERMEKEAALRQLEQERQRAARLAERLRQLGHDPDQE from the coding sequence ATGTCTCAACCGTTGATTGACGTCAAGCCAGATATTAGCCACCTGATCACGGAGGATGATACGCCTGTGGATAATCTGCCTTCCGAGAAACATCAACGACTTTTAACCGAGCCGCTCTATAGCTCATGGAGCGGCCCTGGAGAAGGACGGCCTTTCCTGGTAGCGGCCAATGTGGGGATTTTCTACATGGTGCGATCACCGGCAATTGTGCCGGACGTTTTCCTCAGTGTGGACGTGGAGGTCGCGCCGGACTGGTGGAAGAAGGAGCATCGGTCGTACTTTCTCTGGGAGTTTGGCAAATCACCGGACGTGGTCATCGAGATCGTCTCCAACACGGAAGGCGGCGAAGATGACGAGAAGAAGCGAAAATACGAGCGGATGAGAGTGCAGTATTACGTGATCTATGATCCGTTGCGGCAGGTAATGAAGGAGCCATTGACCGTCTATCAGTTGCGCGGGTATTCGTATGTGCTGCAACCAGAGCCACGATTTCCCGAACTGAAGCTGGGATTGACGCTGTGGGAGGGAGAGTACGAAGGTAAACACGACACGTGGCTGCGTTGGACAGATGAGCACGGTCAAATCATCCCGACCGGCAAAGAACGCGCCGAACGGGAACGAATGGAGAAGGAAGCGGCGCTCCGGCAACTGGAGCAGGAGCGGCAACGCGCCGCTCGCTTGGCCGAACGCCTGCGGCAGTTAGGTCACGACCCAGACCAGGAATAG
- a CDS encoding DUF1624 domain-containing protein, whose amino-acid sequence MTSSSAHQRLIFIDFMRGIAVLFMLEAHVFNEMLIPTLKATSWYNLLDFANGLMSPLFIFLAGLVFTIATRNKQDDIRSFGPALWKLLRRIGFIWIIAYALHLPFHSLNKMLHATTPDGWLRFYQANALHCIAAGWLFLLTSLIAITSEPNFRRWLIGSGIMIVLVTPLLWDVDFTQMMPAPLAAYLNEQHYSIFPLFPWLGFLLFGAVWGAAYLDAVAAGRERAFMKNMALIGAGLLAMSYVVALLPVNLSYGTSSLRASPIFFIKRLGFVLLLLTAGWHLSSKFLSEASLLVQIGRESLLVYVTHLIMLYKNVWGGTSLVRLYGNRLDPSQCLLAMLALMTVMSLAALLWGRIKQHSFAFARLATYATGCYLLLRFFTKQH is encoded by the coding sequence ATGACCTCTTCCTCAGCGCACCAACGGCTCATTTTCATAGACTTCATGCGCGGCATCGCCGTACTGTTCATGCTGGAAGCGCATGTTTTCAACGAAATGCTCATCCCGACGCTGAAGGCCACCTCATGGTACAACCTCTTGGATTTTGCCAACGGCCTCATGTCACCGTTGTTCATCTTCCTGGCCGGTCTCGTGTTCACCATTGCGACCCGGAATAAGCAAGACGATATTCGCTCTTTCGGTCCGGCCTTATGGAAGCTCCTGAGAAGAATCGGATTCATCTGGATTATCGCCTACGCATTACATCTGCCGTTTCACTCGCTCAACAAAATGTTGCATGCGACGACCCCGGACGGTTGGTTACGCTTCTATCAAGCCAACGCCTTGCACTGTATCGCTGCTGGCTGGTTGTTTTTGCTCACCAGCTTGATTGCGATCACTTCGGAGCCAAACTTTCGGCGCTGGTTGATCGGCTCTGGCATTATGATTGTTCTGGTAACACCGTTGCTGTGGGACGTTGATTTCACCCAGATGATGCCGGCGCCGCTAGCGGCCTATCTCAATGAACAACACTACTCGATTTTCCCTCTGTTTCCCTGGCTCGGTTTTCTCTTGTTTGGCGCCGTCTGGGGTGCAGCCTACCTGGACGCCGTGGCCGCCGGGCGCGAGCGCGCGTTCATGAAAAATATGGCGCTCATCGGCGCCGGTTTGCTTGCCATGAGCTATGTTGTCGCACTCCTTCCTGTCAACCTGAGCTACGGCACAAGCAGCTTGCGGGCCAGCCCGATTTTCTTCATCAAGCGTCTTGGCTTCGTGTTGCTCCTGCTGACAGCGGGCTGGCATCTCTCCAGCAAATTCCTATCGGAAGCATCATTGCTCGTGCAAATCGGACGGGAATCGTTGCTCGTTTACGTCACTCATCTAATCATGCTTTACAAAAACGTATGGGGCGGAACCAGCCTCGTGCGCCTGTACGGCAACCGGCTCGATCCAAGCCAATGTCTATTAGCTATGCTGGCGCTGATGACGGTTATGTCTTTGGCGGCGCTGCTGTGGGGCCGTATCAAGCAGCACTCGTTCGCCTTCGCTCGCCTTGCCACGTATGCGACGGGTTGTTATCTGTTGCTGAGGTTTTTCACCAAACAACATTAG